In Episyrphus balteatus chromosome 4, idEpiBalt1.1, whole genome shotgun sequence, the sequence AGAATATTTGTTAAAAACTTGCATTTTGTTAAACTTCTTTGAtagagttaaataaaatttggcgAAAGGTTAAAACCATCCATCAATAGGAATTCTAATCAACTAAACTTGCATTTTCAAACTCTTTCAATAGAAGTCACgcaagtaaattttttaattagctTATAATCTTACGTGGGTGTTTTTGCACTTCTTGAATTCATTAAAGTCAGGTACATGTTATGACAGATAAGGGCATTGAATAACAAAAGCAGTTTACATAATATAATTCAGTATCAAAgtcatcaattttttgaataacttAATCAGTTGTAATTCAATGAGgggaaaaaataattcaattaataaTTGCGCAAGTTCCCTTTCCCATTTGAATGCTCAAAGGAAATGTGGTGCATTtcattaaaactgaattttcacaaaattattATCTTCAAACTTAAATTCAGGCTTAAATATTTGTCAAATTACTGCCCAGCATTTATGGTTGATAAGTTCGAGTTATTTGTcactaaattttatattttttgagtaCTTACATTAATATCAATTTGTTAAACCATCATAAAAACAACctgttaaggcttggccacaccggagggtatgcggtagcggtacgggtagaggtaacggtacttgtatgaaaaaaatttcaaactgacatatcaacgttcagatgttgaatttttttcatacaaatatcgttaccgctacccgtaccgctaccgcataccctccggtgtggccaagcctttatgccgatttttcacgagtcgatttaagCCACACGATATGTCGCACGGCTGAAGTCAACTAGGATTCttctatggggattgtcactttagtcacctACGGCTAACGCTCACaagagtcgaaaagcttcgccgcacggaaAAAATCGACCGACGTGAAAAGTCAGCATTACACCTTTAACATATAGAAAACTCCTGAAAACTCTTCAATTTGAATTTATGCCGCAGCTTTGCTTAAATTAACTGCTTACATTAAGAAACTCTATCGATAAAAATCAAATGAAGTTCTTACATTACCTATATTAgtctgttttcactacagctcAAATCAGATCACagttatctcatttcgaatgtcaattTGTCATATTGGAAATTAGTTGATCTGAAATTTGAACTGACCAAGTTTTCCatattatctcatttgggctgtagtgaaaacagtCTTTTAGATTTCTCTAAACAAAGCATATGATTCTGTGACCACGTTGAACTTTGCAGGAAAACCAAACAAATTGTGTAATGTCCAATTCAACTTATTTTCATACTTATTGTATCGTACATGTCCAATCGTTCTCAAGCCGTTTCAggcttgatttatttttttgtttctacacAAAGGGTTCCatagaggtgcgttcttttattcgccgatgttaactattgttaacaatagttaactttcatcgttcctaaatgaggaAAATTTACGAAATGTAACATCGTGACTGCACAACATCGTTTCTAAATccaatgttgaagtgtcaaatagttacattttgtaactttatccaactcagcttctggacttgattttcaatgttaatctgtcaaacacaactaaattgggaagagaggggatgatgtgaaaataaaattttttgtttgttttcatatttgaaattatttaatgcatatttttctttcaatttggtaggaattcaatttgaaagaattatttcagtgccaaattaattctttcttgtttatttattcataaaattgatttcaaacaatttttttcctgacagatcaacaaaatgtaacattagtcgttcctaaataaaagttgaaattttctaacaaaatctaacgaaaacaacaacaacaacgttttttttgacacaacaaccaaagttaactttaattaataaatgaaCGGGCCACAGGTATCATTTTTAGGGTCGTTGCTGTTTATAGTGTTTATCAATAACCTATCTATGGTGATTTCACTCTGTAAACAGTGTTGCCAGGACCGGCTATTTATAGCCAAACCGGCTCCTTCAAGTTTTCTCTGGCTCCTTCAAATtctgatttccgatttatcaaaatttggctccataagttttcaatttggcgatttttggctccttcaaaattaaaaacttttataataaaagtacTTGATTATTATGATCACGCCTTAAAAGTCTTCGAAGTAGAATCTGACAACTGACACGTCTTGCTGAAAAGCGCAATTGTGAATGTACCTACTtccattttcattcatatatgaggcgttcagaattataatgggtgaagtccacttctctttaggttggatgttttaaggtcttaaaaattaagggtttcgttttatgtcaaataaaataaaagaaagaaattttggaGATATCgatctgtgaaacatttatttcaaaagttccttcagtttctgagaaaaagcttCTTTAAGTTCAGGAGAAtgtacaaatttcaaatggacttcaCCCATTATtgttctgaacgcctcatattttgtttccacttttccacaatgtatattgtttggttatttattactaaaataaaaattaaagaatctaacttgaagtctgataaatttaataccgagttttttttattttttatttttttttttaattttttgtttatgttatcaTATATCTGAGAATTTGAAGttggaaaaaaatgataaaaaaaaatttttttaaatggtacaaaatacatttatatgagtttttatgaacaatttttgaaattagcgatttttggctccaagatttctccttgcctctaaaattCTCTGGCAACTCTGTCTGTAAATACCCACATACGAGTATATTCGGACGATGTATAATAACTCTACGccagttttggaaaaaagtttgaattaaggtgtgtttgaaaattttaataaagatttgaGCGCCATAGCTGCATGATCACTTGGAAATAAACTACTCATCAACCCTTTTAAATCCAAAGTCTTAACTTTCAACAAACACCTAAAAATTTTTGTGCATGCTTTTACTAATAACTTCCTAATTACTTCAGATGAGATACAAATTATTTCCATTTTGAGAGTTCTGCTCATTACAACAAAGAATGTGAAGTGTTAAAAAAGAGAGTCAGCAGAGCTAATATtccgactttaaaaaaaaatggtctgtAAACATTAGCTGTACAGACTATGACTATTGACTATGgtttatttgttaaaatattcTTGCATAGCCTCAGGCGGATAGTGGTAGAAATTATATTGAATGCTTACCAGTCGTTCTCAAACCATAAGTCTGTATAATtgcctttaaaatttaaaacatttgttGGTAATCGTTAGAATAAAACGGTTTCAACAAATCAAtgcagtagataaatgttcccaaaggaacgcagttTATGTAAAGGCTAGACTACATTAGCCCAAAAAGTGAAatagtacaaaagtgaaaattttcaaactgattTTGTTATGATACCCCgaaatcaaaaatttacaaaagtctAAAGCaatttatataggtacctactcttttttacaaacaaaatgcgctatcgagaaaaaaatattttcacttttgtacttttgcaaaaagtagccaatgtagttaaggcttaatgGTCCACTTagcaatttattcactctccattataatAAAACTTGCCATTAAAACATGAGAAATCGTTAAAATTGCATACATGTTTCAAAACTTCTTGTTTTAAATGGCTACTTTTAACTTAATGgaatgtgaataaattgggccttggTAAGACAAGTACAACGCTGTTTTGCGAAATGCCTaaagcttttagtttttttgatacAATTGATTTCTTTACTTCAACCCAGTTCTAACTCCAAAAAGTTACTTTTAAGAAACCAAATTTAAGATTGCTAATCAAAATTTTTAGCTGTCAGTTGACAAGCCCAGAAACGTTAGCTACTAAAAAGATCAACTTTTAGGTCTGTTTGATTATGTGTCATCAAAAATCCTTCCAATGTAGACATTTTTATTGGATATCTGAGTGGAAATTAATTTAGTAAACAAAAATCTTCCTAACTTCTTTAAGGAAACgttcgaattgttttttttttttgtagaccaGGGGTTTGTTTCACACCAAAATACAACAATCAGCTACATCAATGACTTTAAACATAGGTACGGGCTATTGGACTTCACGAATAACTTTTTAGAACATACATATAGTGCAAATGTTCTAAAAAGTGCTTTACCATTAAAAGCATTTCCCGAGTTTCAAGCGGACTCAACTACTACTTTTTGAGGTTGCTGATGTACCTagttgatgtagtaagcttTGAAATAGGCCCCTAATGTTGAAGAGTAGTAATGTAATTATACTCTTACGTCTGTATAAATGAACAACATTTCTTGATAATTAAGAAactaattaaattcaatttgtttttcaagAATATAATGTTGAATCGCAATAAATTCAGGTTCTTTTAAACGAGCAAATAAAAcagagttattaatttttttttatattataatttaattatttgaattattttatttattttgttttgtcttttttttctttttttttttgtaataaataaatGACTTACTGCAGGTAAAGTTGTCttggaataaaaattatttgtatgtatattttcaATCCTTTACCATAacagaacagaaaaaaatttcttacttattttctaaaacaaaaatttttcttacaaactatgtttttaatattattttatagttaaaattttaaatttaattattatcttaatgtttatttttttattgcatgaGATATAAACGTGTACGCATTTTAGCAAACCGAATTACAATAAAAAGccttttatattgaaaataacataattttttttttttggtaatcaGCACGGCAAATtattatagataaaaaaaaaaacatatcacactaaatttattttgttttatataaaaaaaaaagtgtcagcAATTTTCAAAGCTTATAAGCCAATAAAACAAGCTTATAGttgttatacattttttgtgtttttgtttttgttttatagaataagtgtgacgttttttttttgtttgtttgttttgctttttgtttgtttaattataattaactattatttaatttgtcttagaaaataaaacttaaaaacttaatttttttcattaataaattatttggaGAATAAACTGTTTCACAACGGACACTGGCCTCTAAAATATTCTATCGTCTCAGGATTATTGAACACGCCAGCGGTTCGCTCCTTTGGGACAATTAAATCCGCACGATCAAATATATTCGCTGTAACACCTGCAGCTTCGAAGAATTGAACTCGTTCCAGCGAGTTAATATCATATCCCCAGAGGAATACTTTCTGTCCAAGATCTGTAGCTAAACGAACCATTTGATGATCCTTGAGAACATCTTCTGAGTAAGGTGCGATTCCAGTGAGTTCAAAAAGTTGAGCATTATTTACAGCTGCTTCAAAACTATTGCAACGAGGATCTTCGTAAGCTGGCCATTTTTTGGTAGATCCTTGGGTCAAAAACATCGCAGGTAACATATTTTGCTTCAAACGCACCATGGCACAAATATCAGCGTCAAAAGATGAGAATATTAACATTCGGCCACAACCATGACGAAGTGTTGTGAGAAGAACCATATCAACGAAGAGGTTCTTGTCAGTAACTTGTTCGGCTTCCAAGACACCATCGAAACGAGCTTGGGGCCACTTAATTTCGATATTAATGGCTAATCCAAGGGGAAGTTCATGGAATAGGTCTTCTAATGTTGGGAACAAACGATGTTCTTTTCGCTCTTCTTCGTTATGCGATGGATATTCTCGGATTTCATCACCGAGCACACGGAATATCCGCAGATCCTTAAGTTGGCTGTAACGGATGTCTTTGATGTAGACCTGAATTAAGTCATCCTTGGACTTTGGACGTGTTCCATTGGGTGCAGTGAAAATCTTGTAATCATGATAGATCACCGGAACAAGATCCTCAGTTATATGAACATCGATCTCGATCATGTCAACGTTAACATCGTAAGCCAGCTTATATGATGCTATTGTATTCTCGGTAATAGGAGCCCCATCAACTGCAAAACTTATTCCATCACCCCTGTGGCCGACCAGCAGCTTGTCCCATTTGGGCTTCCAGGTGTAGGCGTAACTTGTGCGGAAGTTCATCCGAATACCCGGCAAGGGTCTCACAATCAAATAAGATATCTTAGCACTGGCAATGATCTCACCAGATTCATGACTTGTAACATTCAATTCCAACTTTCCGTCATTCTCTTGGAAAGTCGAGAGCAAAATCGGGGCATGTCCCAATGGTTGACGGTCCTCAGAGTGTAAAACTAGAGcatattttccattttcttgtCCCAAGGGAATCGACATTTGAAATAGTACGATATCGCCTGCCTTGTAAAGTGTTCCCAAATCCGACTGTCTCTCAAAGACACTTCGGTTATACTTCATATTCACAACCTCGGCATTGTTTAAACTCTCATTATAGTTTGGCAAGTCTTGTTCATTTTCCAAATTAACCAACTTCAAATACATCCTTTCTGGAGTAAAACCACcgtcaaattcaaaaacttgattAAGAAACTTCAACTGAACGATAGTTTCATTGGTCAACCAGCCTCGGGCGATTTTCTTTTGACCATCAATCTCACCAAATTGATCCATTCTCATGCAGTTTCCATTGCAAGTCCTCATATTTCTTGGCTCGACATAAGCTTCCCAACGTTTAATTTGAATGCGTCCCAATGAGTCGAGAGAGTAGACAAAATAACGGTATTGAACTTGTCCAGGACTGCTAAGATTGACAGTTCCATTCCAAATAGTTGGAGTTACTTGTGTCAACTGGACACTGCGCAGTGGATCCCACGATCCCAATTCAAATGAATCTCCAGTAAGTCCCATAAACTCATTAGATTCAAGGGGCTTTGGCAATTGTATGGTAAAAGTTCTGGGCGATGGAATGCATTCCCCAGTTGGTGAGGTAACGACCGATGGCTCACCAGCTCGCTGAATGACATTGTTGACGACTGCATTACACTGTAAAATGAAGAGATACACATAAGTATATTTGTCAAAGGAGTgcattttttatgttatttgatGAAGTGGAATAATGTGGGAATAGTTATTGAACAAGTTTAAACCACCCATTAATAGA encodes:
- the LOC129917724 gene encoding glycerophosphocholine phosphodiesterase GPCPD1-like isoform X1, encoding MEEDLTKIRTNNCKCNLDPKCPTTEETLQLVPECNAVVNNVIQRAGEPSVVTSPTGECIPSPRTFTIQLPKPLESNEFMGLTGDSFELGSWDPLRSVQLTQVTPTIWNGTVNLSSPGQVQYRYFVYSLDSLGRIQIKRWEAYVEPRNMRTCNGNCMRMDQFGEIDGQKKIARGWLTNETIVQLKFLNQVFEFDGGFTPERMYLKLVNLENEQDLPNYNESLNNAEVVNMKYNRSVFERQSDLGTLYKAGDIVLFQMSIPLGQENGKYALVLHSEDRQPLGHAPILLSTFQENDGKLELNVTSHESGEIIASAKISYLIVRPLPGIRMNFRTSYAYTWKPKWDKLLVGHRGDGISFAVDGAPITENTIASYKLAYDVNVDMIEIDVHITEDLVPVIYHDYKIFTAPNGTRPKSKDDLIQVYIKDIRYSQLKDLRIFRVLGDEIREYPSHNEEERKEHRLFPTLEDLFHELPLGLAINIEIKWPQARFDGVLEAEQVTDKNLFVDMVLLTTLRHGCGRMLIFSSFDADICAMVRLKQNMLPAMFLTQGSTKKWPAYEDPRCNSFEAAVNNAQLFELTGIAPYSEDVLKDHQMVRLATDLGQKVFLWGYDINSLERVQFFEAAGVTANIFDRADLIVPKERTAGVFNNPETIEYFRGQCPL
- the LOC129917724 gene encoding glycerophosphocholine phosphodiesterase GPCPD1-like isoform X2; its protein translation is MSVPLVLSVLDATAPNVPVIDEHTEHCNAVVNNVIQRAGEPSVVTSPTGECIPSPRTFTIQLPKPLESNEFMGLTGDSFELGSWDPLRSVQLTQVTPTIWNGTVNLSSPGQVQYRYFVYSLDSLGRIQIKRWEAYVEPRNMRTCNGNCMRMDQFGEIDGQKKIARGWLTNETIVQLKFLNQVFEFDGGFTPERMYLKLVNLENEQDLPNYNESLNNAEVVNMKYNRSVFERQSDLGTLYKAGDIVLFQMSIPLGQENGKYALVLHSEDRQPLGHAPILLSTFQENDGKLELNVTSHESGEIIASAKISYLIVRPLPGIRMNFRTSYAYTWKPKWDKLLVGHRGDGISFAVDGAPITENTIASYKLAYDVNVDMIEIDVHITEDLVPVIYHDYKIFTAPNGTRPKSKDDLIQVYIKDIRYSQLKDLRIFRVLGDEIREYPSHNEEERKEHRLFPTLEDLFHELPLGLAINIEIKWPQARFDGVLEAEQVTDKNLFVDMVLLTTLRHGCGRMLIFSSFDADICAMVRLKQNMLPAMFLTQGSTKKWPAYEDPRCNSFEAAVNNAQLFELTGIAPYSEDVLKDHQMVRLATDLGQKVFLWGYDINSLERVQFFEAAGVTANIFDRADLIVPKERTAGVFNNPETIEYFRGQCPL
- the LOC129917724 gene encoding glycerophosphocholine phosphodiesterase GPCPD1-like isoform X3, with amino-acid sequence MKKQHNSSLDDKAKCNAVVNNVIQRAGEPSVVTSPTGECIPSPRTFTIQLPKPLESNEFMGLTGDSFELGSWDPLRSVQLTQVTPTIWNGTVNLSSPGQVQYRYFVYSLDSLGRIQIKRWEAYVEPRNMRTCNGNCMRMDQFGEIDGQKKIARGWLTNETIVQLKFLNQVFEFDGGFTPERMYLKLVNLENEQDLPNYNESLNNAEVVNMKYNRSVFERQSDLGTLYKAGDIVLFQMSIPLGQENGKYALVLHSEDRQPLGHAPILLSTFQENDGKLELNVTSHESGEIIASAKISYLIVRPLPGIRMNFRTSYAYTWKPKWDKLLVGHRGDGISFAVDGAPITENTIASYKLAYDVNVDMIEIDVHITEDLVPVIYHDYKIFTAPNGTRPKSKDDLIQVYIKDIRYSQLKDLRIFRVLGDEIREYPSHNEEERKEHRLFPTLEDLFHELPLGLAINIEIKWPQARFDGVLEAEQVTDKNLFVDMVLLTTLRHGCGRMLIFSSFDADICAMVRLKQNMLPAMFLTQGSTKKWPAYEDPRCNSFEAAVNNAQLFELTGIAPYSEDVLKDHQMVRLATDLGQKVFLWGYDINSLERVQFFEAAGVTANIFDRADLIVPKERTAGVFNNPETIEYFRGQCPL